One genomic segment of Candidatus Bipolaricaulota bacterium includes these proteins:
- a CDS encoding alanine--tRNA ligase, protein MNKITASELRRKYIEFFVSKGHKQVASASLIPENDPTVLFTTAGMHPLVPYLMGESHAQGQRLVDFQKCVRTDDIDEVGDAFHHTFFEMLGNWSLGDYFKKEAIEWSFEFLTDKKWLGLPLEKLAITCFEGDDNSPKDDESAGVWKNLGLADHKIVFLGKKDNWWGPAGETGPCGPDTEMFYFIGEGNPSKDSNPQTDEKNWVEIWNDVFMQYNKTADGNYEQLIQKNVDTGMGLERTLAVMNGFDDNYRTELFWPIIEKIEALSGKKYDESEKITVSMRIIADHLKASVMILGDDHAVAPSNVDQGYILRRLIRRAIRQAKQLGIERNFTAEVASVVVDLISDPYVELKNREAEIFDELKKEEEKFRMTLEKGEREFSKMAKDKNISGKEAFILFSTYGFPLEMTSEMAKEIGIEIDEKEFAEEFKKHQELSKTASAGRFKGGLADASEETKRLHTAAHLMLAALRKVLGNEVFQKGSNITPERLRFDFSHNEKMTDEQKAEVEKNVNEAIEKDYPVSCEEITLDEAKKIGAMGVFESKYGEKVKVYTVGEGDDIFSREICGGPHVTHTGELGKFRIKKEESSSAGVRRIKAVLE, encoded by the coding sequence ATGAATAAAATCACAGCTTCAGAACTCAGGCGAAAATACATTGAATTTTTCGTCAGTAAAGGCCACAAACAAGTCGCTTCAGCTTCGCTGATCCCGGAAAACGACCCGACCGTTTTATTCACCACGGCCGGCATGCACCCGCTTGTACCTTATTTGATGGGCGAATCTCACGCGCAGGGCCAGCGTCTGGTTGATTTTCAAAAATGCGTCAGAACCGACGATATCGACGAAGTCGGCGACGCGTTTCACCACACTTTTTTTGAAATGCTCGGCAATTGGTCGCTCGGCGATTATTTTAAAAAAGAAGCGATCGAATGGAGCTTTGAATTTTTAACTGATAAAAAATGGCTGGGCTTGCCGCTTGAAAAATTGGCAATCACTTGCTTTGAAGGCGACGATAACTCTCCCAAAGACGATGAGTCCGCCGGCGTTTGGAAAAATTTGGGCTTAGCAGACCACAAAATAGTTTTTTTGGGGAAAAAAGACAATTGGTGGGGACCGGCAGGCGAGACAGGTCCGTGCGGTCCTGACACGGAAATGTTTTATTTCATCGGCGAGGGCAATCCGTCAAAGGACAGCAATCCTCAAACCGACGAGAAAAATTGGGTGGAAATCTGGAATGATGTTTTCATGCAATACAATAAAACCGCTGATGGAAATTACGAGCAATTGATTCAAAAGAACGTTGACACCGGCATGGGGCTGGAGCGAACTTTGGCCGTGATGAACGGTTTTGACGATAATTATCGAACAGAACTTTTTTGGCCGATCATTGAAAAAATTGAAGCATTGTCAGGGAAAAAATATGATGAGAGCGAAAAGATAACCGTTTCGATGAGAATCATTGCTGATCACCTTAAAGCCTCGGTCATGATTTTGGGCGATGACCACGCCGTGGCGCCGTCCAACGTCGATCAAGGTTATATTTTGCGAAGATTGATTAGGCGAGCTATTCGTCAAGCCAAACAGCTGGGCATTGAGCGAAATTTCACGGCCGAGGTGGCGAGCGTGGTTGTTGATTTGATCTCCGATCCTTACGTTGAATTGAAAAATAGGGAAGCGGAGATTTTCGATGAACTTAAAAAAGAAGAAGAAAAGTTTCGAATGACTTTGGAAAAAGGCGAACGGGAATTTTCCAAAATGGCCAAGGATAAAAATATTTCCGGCAAAGAAGCTTTCATTTTATTTTCAACATATGGCTTTCCCTTGGAAATGACTAGCGAAATGGCCAAAGAAATCGGCATTGAAATAGATGAAAAAGAATTCGCCGAAGAATTCAAAAAACATCAGGAATTATCAAAAACCGCGTCAGCCGGCAGGTTCAAAGGCGGTTTGGCCGACGCGTCCGAAGAAACCAAGCGCCTGCACACGGCCGCGCACTTGATGCTGGCCGCCTTGCGAAAAGTTTTGGGCAATGAAGTGTTTCAAAAAGGTTCCAATATCACTCCCGAGCGATTGAGATTTGATTTTTCGCATAATGAAAAAATGACTGATGAGCAAAAGGCCGAGGTTGAAAAAAACGTCAATGAAGCGATTGAAAAAGATTATCCGGTGTCATGCGAAGAAATTACTTTGGATGAAGCGAAAAAAATCGGAGCCATGGGAGTTTTTGAATCAAAGTACGGGGAGAAAGTGAAAGTGTACACGGTTGGCGAAGGCGATGATATTTTCTCCCGCGAAATCTGCGGAGGCCCGCATGTGACGCATACGGGCGAGCTGGGCAAGTTCAGAATTAAAAAAGAAGAATCGAGTTCGGCCGGGGTGAGGAGGATTAAGGCGGTGCTGGAATAA
- a CDS encoding serine hydrolase has product MKKSAILILAGLLLWPSLTVATGERIVKFDQNTLKSGYSVKSFDDNFWLPIFPSQFFSPLEVKMWAEQVMAIPSGKKAVSNFYWYEVNAGQSGFLSKPVLLSLKFQGDSRQPKSLYFFDKSRQIWRALKSETRWDDNRINAWSPVPAASIVVLEDTTDYQPELTAESAISIDAKTGEILYGKNIDQIRPIASISKLITALVFLDHNPGWGDRANFVESDNVGGAGLNVVAGDSINIKDLFMATLLASKNNAARALMRSTGLSETEFVALMNQKAKELGALNTGFIEPTGLSEYNLSTARDLAKISRAAFSKFEFLEATTLKKYPVKIKTAEGDKIIWIENTNKLVDRDLYLLGGKTGYTEEAGRCLISKARGQGREVISLVLGSDISKNYDEVYELLSHFLK; this is encoded by the coding sequence ATGAAAAAATCGGCAATCCTTATTTTGGCCGGCTTGCTGTTATGGCCGTCTTTGACCGTCGCGACAGGGGAACGAATTGTAAAATTCGATCAAAATACTCTGAAGTCCGGGTATTCCGTCAAAAGTTTCGATGATAATTTTTGGCTGCCTATTTTTCCGAGTCAGTTTTTTTCCCCGCTGGAAGTGAAAATGTGGGCAGAGCAAGTGATGGCCATTCCGAGCGGAAAAAAAGCGGTCAGCAATTTTTATTGGTACGAAGTCAATGCCGGGCAAAGCGGTTTTTTGTCAAAACCGGTGCTGCTTTCATTGAAATTTCAAGGTGACAGCCGTCAGCCGAAAAGCCTTTATTTCTTCGACAAATCAAGGCAAATTTGGCGAGCTTTGAAGTCTGAAACGCGGTGGGATGACAACAGAATCAACGCCTGGTCGCCCGTGCCCGCGGCCAGCATTGTCGTTTTGGAGGACACGACCGATTATCAGCCTGAATTGACGGCTGAGTCGGCCATCAGCATTGACGCCAAGACCGGAGAAATTCTTTATGGGAAAAATATTGATCAAATTCGGCCGATCGCCAGCATCAGCAAATTGATCACGGCGCTCGTTTTTCTTGATCACAATCCGGGTTGGGGAGATCGGGCGAACTTCGTCGAATCGGATAATGTCGGCGGCGCCGGATTGAACGTGGTTGCCGGGGACAGCATCAATATCAAAGATTTGTTCATGGCCACATTGCTGGCTTCAAAAAACAATGCGGCGCGGGCGCTGATGCGTTCGACCGGTTTGTCCGAAACCGAATTCGTCGCGTTGATGAACCAAAAAGCCAAGGAACTGGGCGCGCTCAATACCGGTTTTATCGAGCCGACCGGTTTGTCCGAATATAATCTGTCCACGGCCAGAGATTTGGCGAAAATCAGCCGAGCGGCTTTTTCCAAATTCGAATTTTTGGAAGCCACCACCTTGAAAAAATATCCGGTGAAAATAAAAACGGCAGAAGGCGATAAAATAATCTGGATAGAAAATACAAATAAATTGGTTGACCGCGATTTGTATCTTCTCGGCGGAAAGACCGGTTACACGGAAGAAGCGGGCAGATGCCTGATCAGCAAGGCTCGAGGACAAGGAAGGGAAGTGATTTCTCTGGTGCTGGGTTCGGACATCAGCAAAAATTATGATGAGGTCTACGAATTGTTAAGTCATTTTTTGAAATAA
- the mnmA gene encoding tRNA 2-thiouridine(34) synthase MnmA translates to MSSNSKPKIAVALSGGVDSSVAAFLLKKKGYDVFGVFAKFWSKEDGEKVRENICCSKESRDDAKRVCDMLGIPFYVVNLQMPFKEKVVDNFLLEYNAGKTPNPCVRCNQFIKFGELLDKVEKLGATHLATGHYSQVKKKGDQYHLYKGKDKEKDQSYFLYRLNQKQLSKIMFPVGHLTKPKVRKIAAKNGLPTAAKRESQEVCFVPSGDLQEFLADYLELKPGEIKDIDSKKVLGEHKGLALYTIGQRKGIGLAGGPYFVVEKDDKDNVLYVTKDKNHEKLKFERLKLKNIQWLAGTRDGAFPLKCTAKIRYASPETAVVISKDKDGYFVEFKKPQWAVTPGQSIVFWKGKEVLGGTVI, encoded by the coding sequence ATGTCTTCAAATTCAAAACCAAAGATAGCGGTGGCCCTTTCCGGCGGCGTTGATTCCAGCGTGGCCGCTTTTTTATTGAAGAAAAAGGGGTATGACGTGTTCGGGGTGTTTGCGAAATTTTGGTCGAAAGAAGACGGGGAAAAAGTCCGAGAGAATATTTGTTGCTCCAAAGAATCGCGAGACGACGCCAAACGCGTTTGCGACATGCTCGGCATTCCTTTTTACGTGGTTAATTTGCAAATGCCGTTCAAAGAAAAAGTGGTGGACAATTTTTTGCTCGAATACAATGCGGGCAAAACGCCCAATCCGTGCGTTCGTTGCAATCAGTTTATAAAGTTCGGCGAGCTTTTGGACAAGGTTGAAAAGCTCGGCGCCACTCACTTGGCCACCGGCCACTACTCGCAGGTAAAAAAGAAAGGCGATCAATATCATTTATATAAAGGAAAAGACAAGGAAAAAGACCAGTCTTATTTTCTGTATCGTTTGAATCAGAAACAGCTTTCAAAAATAATGTTCCCGGTCGGGCATTTGACCAAGCCAAAGGTTAGAAAAATCGCGGCCAAAAACGGTTTGCCCACGGCCGCGAAAAGAGAATCGCAGGAAGTCTGTTTCGTGCCGTCAGGTGATTTGCAAGAATTTCTGGCGGATTATTTGGAATTGAAACCGGGGGAAATAAAAGACATTGATTCGAAAAAAGTTTTGGGCGAGCATAAAGGACTGGCTTTGTACACCATCGGCCAGAGAAAGGGCATCGGGCTGGCCGGAGGGCCGTATTTTGTGGTTGAAAAAGATGATAAAGACAACGTTTTGTACGTGACCAAAGATAAAAACCATGAGAAGTTGAAATTTGAAAGATTAAAGTTGAAAAATATTCAATGGCTCGCAGGAACGCGCGATGGAGCGTTCCCGCTAAAATGCACGGCGAAAATCCGCTACGCCAGTCCGGAAACAGCAGTGGTGATTTCAAAGGATAAAGACGGATATTTTGTGGAATTTAAAAAGCCCCAGTGGGCGGTCACGCCCGGACAGTCAATTGTTTTTTGGAAAGGTAAAGAAGTTTTAGGAGGTACAGTGATTTAA
- a CDS encoding prepilin-type N-terminal cleavage/methylation domain-containing protein yields the protein MDNKKFTLIEIIIATAVIGILATLASLGVNGAQKKTRDNRRIEDMNIIRSAMKIIYNQTGSYNGQTCQEGALVADCRGEEVVKLINNISQLKDPASKGLSCVQTFGKDCDYAFSVLNDESFSVLFYLEKGTQGLDKGQHILTEKGFQ from the coding sequence ATGGATAATAAAAAATTCACTTTGATCGAAATAATCATCGCGACCGCGGTCATCGGCATCTTGGCCACGCTGGCCAGTTTGGGCGTGAACGGCGCGCAAAAAAAGACGCGCGACAATCGTCGGATCGAAGACATGAATATTATTCGAAGCGCGATGAAAATCATTTACAATCAAACAGGTTCCTACAACGGGCAGACCTGCCAGGAAGGCGCTTTGGTGGCGGACTGCCGGGGAGAAGAAGTCGTCAAATTGATAAACAATATCAGCCAATTGAAAGATCCGGCTTCAAAGGGCCTTTCGTGCGTTCAAACTTTTGGAAAGGATTGTGATTACGCGTTCAGTGTTTTGAACGATGAGAGTTTCTCCGTGCTGTTTTATTTGGAAAAGGGCACGCAAGGGTTGGACAAGGGGCAGCATATTTTAACGGAAAAAGGTTTTCAATAA
- the pilM gene encoding type IV pilus assembly protein PilM: MALFGGKKSKNFLGVDIGGSSIKLVELSSEEGRLKLENYGYLERSTHAKKENYIDQPEEAAKIIKKILETSGILATQTYTALPAPMVFSSIISVQGIDAKELGSKDKISSAVEKEAVKILPMPLDDMVLDWKIVGDVDELKNKKSGEIVNLKILITAASKVLIQKYIDIFKKAGLNLVSLETESFAMIRALTGKDKSTMLLVDVGAVSTDISVVDMCVPHYDRSVNVGGLDITKEIAKILNIDVSQAEQLKRDLAAKPEMQKNVPLNLQKMFEPILNEVRFVIDSFLRQSENKNKRVDKIILTGGSAYVPGLGGYFTENLNIKTFIGNPWARIIYPEDLKDILFKIGPRFSIAIGLAMQGGEV, from the coding sequence ATGGCATTATTCGGTGGAAAAAAGAGCAAAAATTTTTTGGGAGTGGACATCGGCGGCAGCAGCATCAAGCTGGTGGAGCTTTCGAGTGAAGAAGGAAGATTGAAATTGGAAAATTACGGATATCTTGAAAGATCAACTCACGCCAAAAAGGAAAATTATATCGATCAGCCCGAGGAAGCGGCTAAAATAATCAAAAAAATATTAGAGACCTCGGGGATTTTAGCCACTCAAACCTACACCGCTTTGCCGGCGCCCATGGTTTTCAGCTCAATCATCAGCGTTCAGGGAATCGATGCCAAGGAACTCGGTTCCAAAGATAAAATTTCAAGCGCTGTGGAAAAGGAGGCGGTGAAGATTTTGCCCATGCCGCTCGACGACATGGTGCTGGATTGGAAAATCGTGGGAGATGTTGATGAACTGAAAAATAAAAAGAGCGGTGAAATCGTGAATTTGAAAATTTTAATCACGGCCGCCAGCAAAGTTTTGATTCAAAAATACATAGATATTTTCAAAAAAGCCGGTTTGAATTTGGTCAGCTTGGAGACCGAGAGCTTCGCCATGATCAGGGCGCTGACCGGAAAAGACAAATCAACCATGTTGCTCGTGGACGTGGGAGCGGTCAGCACGGACATCAGCGTGGTGGACATGTGCGTGCCGCATTATGATCGCAGCGTCAATGTCGGCGGTTTGGATATCACCAAAGAAATCGCGAAGATTTTGAATATAGATGTCTCGCAGGCCGAACAACTCAAACGCGATCTCGCGGCCAAGCCGGAAATGCAAAAGAACGTGCCGCTCAATTTGCAAAAAATGTTCGAGCCCATCTTGAACGAAGTTAGGTTCGTGATCGATTCGTTTTTGAGACAGTCGGAAAATAAAAATAAAAGAGTGGACAAAATCATTTTGACCGGCGGCAGCGCGTACGTTCCGGGGTTGGGCGGGTATTTCACTGAGAATTTGAATATCAAAACGTTCATCGGCAATCCTTGGGCGAGAATAATATACCCGGAAGATTTAAAAGACATATTATTCAAAATCGGTCCCAGATTTTCAATCGCCATCGGTCTGGCCATGCAAGGCGGAGAAGTTTAG